One window from the genome of Alkalihalobacillus sp. LMS6 encodes:
- a CDS encoding peptidoglycan-binding protein codes for MSRVLRLTDPYMEGSDVRALQQALVNANYVLSGVDGVYGPSTEDAVRRYQQNNGLQVDGIAGPETQAHLGLSGGSGGSGGGGSNPAPQPGEGLVAYMERIGMDSSFPNRERLAEQYGISNYTGTAAQNEELMQAIASGSSGGSGGGGSNPAPQPGEGLVAYMDRIGMDSSFPNRERLAEQYGISNYTGTAAQNEELMQAIASGSSGGSGGSGGGRVLRLTDPYMEGSDVRALQQALVNANYVLSGVDGIYGPSTEDAVRRYQQNNGLQVDGIAGPETQAHLGLSGGSGGSGGSGGGGGTSAPQPGEGLVAYMDRIGMDSSFPNRERLAEQYGISNYTGTAEQNEELMQAIASGDPGDTGGSDGGSGGSGGSGGSGGSGPSEIEGGNIGDLRIIRDYLLVSNPSRPAFPMNPDYITIHETANTSPGANAAMHANFVKDPEIMVSWHYTVDSGNTIYQHLPTNETAYHAGDGGGDGNTNSIGIEMCVNQDGDFSQTRRNTAALVAQLMSDHNISIDNVVPHQHWSGKVCPANLITGGYFDDFIEQVRNSGAEEPEDSSWSIDVGSLFLPGAFEKELSNSIPNFSVTLPIVIDAGTVSFEGELEGRGYVGEESFFTISADDGIKGKNVVQEATDRFLNELAITADLPRGELTIGVDGVTIDLNEATNNVDEIRVKRPGPHFNWGWPLIEFTLLELEATRDFESYGAKAFESVKIDEIDLDWQKFVQAGLVTVLAIAGIVLLAKLGIGATIIATILSILARALRTVRGLDPIPLPI; via the coding sequence ATGAGTCGTGTTCTTCGACTAACAGATCCTTATATGGAAGGATCGGATGTTCGCGCATTACAACAAGCATTGGTCAATGCTAATTATGTACTATCAGGTGTTGACGGTGTGTATGGCCCGTCTACTGAAGATGCCGTTCGTCGCTATCAACAAAACAATGGATTACAAGTTGATGGGATCGCAGGACCTGAAACACAAGCTCACCTAGGTTTATCTGGTGGCTCAGGCGGTTCCGGCGGAGGAGGAAGCAATCCAGCACCTCAGCCTGGAGAAGGGCTTGTTGCATACATGGAACGAATTGGAATGGATTCCTCATTTCCAAACCGAGAACGTTTAGCCGAGCAATATGGCATCTCGAATTATACGGGAACGGCTGCGCAAAATGAAGAACTGATGCAAGCCATTGCGAGTGGAAGTTCAGGCGGTTCCGGCGGAGGAGGAAGCAACCCAGCGCCTCAGCCTGGAGAAGGACTTGTTGCATACATGGACCGAATTGGAATGGATTCTTCATTTCCAAACCGAGAACGTTTAGCGGAGCAATACGGCATCTCAAATTATACGGGAACGGCTGCGCAAAATGAAGAACTGATGCAAGCCATTGCGAGTGGAAGCTCAGGCGGATCTGGTGGCTCAGGCGGAGGGCGTGTCCTTCGATTAACAGACCCTTATATGGAAGGATCGGATGTACGTGCACTGCAACAAGCATTGGTGAATGCAAATTATGTTCTGTCTGGAGTCGATGGTATTTATGGCCCTTCAACAGAAGATGCCGTTCGCCGCTATCAACAGAACAACGGTTTACAAGTTGATGGAATCGCAGGTCCCGAGACACAAGCTCATCTAGGTCTATCAGGAGGATCGGGTGGTTCAGGTGGCTCAGGCGGAGGAGGCGGTACCTCAGCGCCTCAGCCTGGAGAAGGACTTGTTGCATACATGGACCGAATTGGAATGGATTCCTCATTTCCAAACCGAGAACGTTTAGCCGAACAATATGGCATTTCGAATTATACGGGAACGGCTGAACAAAACGAAGAACTGATGCAAGCCATTGCGAGTGGTGATCCAGGAGATACTGGTGGTTCTGACGGAGGCTCAGGAGGATCGGGTGGTTCAGGAGGATCGGGTGGTTCTGGACCAAGTGAAATTGAAGGGGGAAATATAGGGGATTTGAGAATTATACGGGACTATCTCTTAGTTTCAAACCCGAGTCGACCTGCTTTTCCGATGAACCCAGATTATATCACAATTCATGAAACAGCTAACACTAGTCCCGGCGCTAATGCGGCAATGCATGCCAATTTTGTTAAAGACCCCGAAATAATGGTGTCTTGGCATTATACGGTAGACAGTGGTAATACTATTTATCAACATTTACCGACTAATGAAACAGCATACCACGCTGGTGACGGCGGTGGAGATGGCAATACCAATAGTATTGGAATTGAAATGTGTGTTAATCAAGATGGTGACTTCTCGCAAACAAGACGCAACACAGCTGCTTTAGTTGCTCAATTGATGAGTGACCACAACATTTCAATTGATAACGTAGTGCCACACCAGCACTGGAGCGGAAAAGTTTGCCCAGCAAACCTTATTACTGGGGGTTATTTTGATGACTTTATTGAGCAAGTTAGGAATTCAGGAGCAGAAGAACCAGAAGATTCCTCTTGGTCGATAGATGTAGGTTCATTATTTTTGCCAGGAGCATTTGAAAAAGAATTAAGTAATAGTATTCCTAATTTCAGTGTAACACTCCCAATTGTAATAGATGCAGGTACTGTTAGTTTTGAAGGGGAATTAGAAGGTCGAGGGTATGTTGGAGAAGAATCATTCTTCACAATTTCAGCTGATGATGGTATAAAAGGGAAAAATGTTGTTCAAGAAGCTACTGACCGATTCTTAAATGAACTTGCAATCACTGCTGACTTACCTAGAGGGGAATTAACTATTGGTGTGGACGGTGTAACAATTGATTTAAATGAAGCAACTAATAATGTAGATGAGATTCGAGTTAAAAGACCTGGCCCACATTTTAATTGGGGCTGGCCTCTTATTGAATTTACTTTACTAGAATTAGAAGCTACAAGGGATTTTGAATCTTACGGCGCAAAAGCTTTTGAAAGTGTAAAGATTGATGAAATAGACTTAGATTGGCAAAAATTCGTTCAAGCAGGTTTAGTAACAGTATTGGCTATTGCTGGGATAGTATTACTTGCAAAGTTAGGTATTGGCGCGACTATAATCGCAACGATTCTTTCAATTTTGGCTCGGGCATTACGAACTGTTCGTGGATTAGACCCAATTCCATTGCCGATTTAA